GGAAGGGTTTGTGTGTACACAGCAGTAGCCTGCACTGGCAGTTCCCCTCTTGCAGGCTGGAGGATTGGTATCTTTTGGGGCTCCCCACTCCCACTGTTACCCAGGGCTGGCATTTCTGCCACGCTTAGTGCAGACACACAccaaggctgcccagggaccaAGAGCACATATTGGGAAGGCATTTATCATGGTGGCTAGTGAGTCTGTGCCAGGGAAATCCTGCCACCAGTCCCAGGAAGGGCACATTTCCATATGCCCCAAGGactgtggagctgctggtgaCCACATAGTGCGGAAGCACTGAGTACCATCTATGGCACAAAGGCAACACTAGGCTGAATTTCCCTCCCTGAGGATGTGGCTCAGGAAACAGCTGTCAGGCCAGACATGCCTTGTCCCCTGGCCACAAGAGAAGGGGGCTCTGCTGGCACTGTGTCTGCTGGTGATTTGACTGCACGGAACCATCTGTTGGCAGCGTCCCTCAGAAAGCACGGGGTTGAGGGCAGGGCATGAGCTTTGCATACCCACAAGTAAGCAAACAGGGAAGCCAGGCTGACCACATTTAGGTGAGCTCAGAGGTTTTTTACTactcacaggaagaaaaaaaaggagggaagaggTAGCTGCAGAGGCTGGGTGGAGGGAAAGGGTAAGAAAGAAGCAAGGAGAGCTGGTGTGATGGAAAGGTGCAGGTAGAGAAACTAAGCAAtaaagaaggggaaggagaggctTGCCAAGGGTTTACTGACCTGTTCTGTTCAGGAAGGTCCCTGCTGGACAGGCCACGCAGCTGAAGCAGCACCTGTGGCGGTTCTGCTGCAGCCTCATCTCCCcagctgcacagggctgggagcacactgaggcaggagcctgctgggagcacagcagccatCAGGCAGAGGCAGGGCCTGTGGAGTAGCGTGAGCAGGGCGGGCGAGAGGGCAGACTGCAGCCCGAGACTAGTGAGGACTGGacagctggctgctggccaTCAGGACAGAtcctgggcagcagctgggagcctgCCATGTTGTCCATTTTCCAGAGATGGTGGGAAAATCAGGTTGTTTGAAGGTaaaaggaggaggtgggagcCCTTAGGTTCATGCActctgcttggttttttttgacaAATGAAAGTTTCTACTTAGAATGTAGATAACCGCCTGTACCCCACTCCCATCTGCCTTCatatttcttctgctctggGGGAATACTCAAGAAGTAATGTTGGGGAGGTAGTTGGCTTGACAATAAATAAGACTTGAATACAGAACCATACCTGGTGATCTTTTGTGTGCCACGGGATTTTGCTCTGGTCGATGCGCAGCTGGTCAGGGTTCACAGTGAAAGCTCCAACCACATCAAAAGCCCAGCTCTGGCCTCTCCAATTCCACGCAATGATGTTATAACCTTTACGAATGTTCCCGTTGGCATCAAAAGAGATCTGGCTCCTGTGGAGGCTGAAGTTTACCTGCTTGATTTTTTGTaggagctgtaagaaagaagagtaaGAGTAGGGCCCTTCCTGATGACAAGACTCCCACTGAGTCTTGCCTCCAGATAGGAAGGTGCTAGCAGtcccctgctctgcctcctctcAGGTTCTGCAGCAAGTAGCATgtgtccagcagcagcagatctgtTTCAGGTTTCTGCAGGGGACTATGGACAGAATGGGAGTGAGCTGAGAGTGTGGGTCTGGATCCAGGCTGCTTTGCCTGTGACAGCTGGAGCCTACAGGGAAGCCGCTGTGCAGTGAAAGCAGTCTCATATGGCTGTTGGCACCAGCTAAGGGAGAGCCTTTGAGGCAGGATCTGTGCCAATCCCACATGGCCAGAGGCCAAGAGACTTACAACCCTGAGCAGTGCACCGGGGGCTCAAGAGTCCCAAGTGCTCTCATAGTACCCTAGCTGCCAAAACAGCCCTGTTCTCTTTGGTGTGGAAAGAATTTCCAGAGATGGAAAACCCCTGAGCACAGGGGAAAAATCTGCACTGCAGAGGGAAGAAGGTCCTTCCTCACCTCGCTCTTACCTGCCAGGGATAGACTCTGCCTTTGCTGCACATCCCTGAGGCACAGCCCAGCAGGTCGTGGAGGCCATGGGCCACTGCATACACAGCAGAGTACACATTGTAAGAGGCCTGAATGTCATATATGTCTGGGGTAGCAGCAAGGGAGGGACAtcctgggcactgctgggtgcaGTTCAGCTGGACGCCTTCGCTGCTGCTCGCTCCATTTCCCCCCGCCACCCCTGTGCCGCCAGCACTTCCAGACGCAGCACGCTCCTTCGCGTTTTCCCAAGATTCCAGGCGCTTCAGCATCGTGGGCTCTGCCTGTTCAACTGACACGCCAATCACGGAGCCGATATTCTGGATGCCAGGCACCTGCCAGATGGTTGGGGCTAAAGACCAGTCTTCAGAGCCCACCCACACCATTCCCGTGACGTTCTCCTGCACCACTGCCTCAAAGAAAGGCTGGGCGTTCCTCCTGTTGGAGAAGACGACGGTGACGTTGACCCTGATGTCCACCAGGATTCGGATCAGCTTGTGGAACTCCGGGCTGCTGGCATCCTTGGTCGCGGGGATGACGCCTTGGTAGGCGACGCACACGTCGCTTGCGGCCAGCAGCTTGTAGAGCGCATTTAACCCGTCCCTGCCGTAGGTGTTGTCGCTGCCCACCAGAGCGACCCACGTCCACCTGAACCGTTGCAGCAGCAGCGCAATGGCCTTCACCTGCTGCCCGTCGCTGGGGATGGTGCGCAGGAAGGACGGGTAGAGCCGCTTCAGGCTCAGCGTCTCCAGGGAGGCTTCATAGCTAATCTGCAAAGGAAGCCAGGAGAAGGGGGTGACGCACAGGGGGGATCCGCTGCCCCGGCAGGAGCAAACAGCAGCACGAGGAGCAGGGCCGGAAAGGGGTTAGGGCTGGGGAGGCAGCAGATGCTCTGGAATGAGAACCTAGCTGACGCTAGAGCAGGTATTGCTGCTGGGGGAGCGGGACCGACCTCCGGCACGAGGAAGACGCCCAGGATAGCGGCCGTGGTGAGGGCCAGCTGGCTGCTGTCGGGCCCGATGACAGCCACAGCCCGGGGCTCGTAGCGCCGCGGGGCGCCCAGCACCTCCACGTCGTGCCGTCCCTCCTGGGCGAGGGCGCGCAGCGCGGCGTGCAGGTTGGCAGCCTCCGTGCAGGTGTCGTGGATCTCGTAGCCCAGCGTGACGCCGGGGAGGAGCGCGCTCGAGTTGTTGATCTCCTCCACGGCGAAGCGCATGGTCTGCGAGAGGTGGTAGCCGTGGCTCTTGAAGGCGGCAGCCCTGCGAACGCAAACGGGTTGAGGCGCGCTGGGGCTCCGCCGTGCCCCGCGCCGGAGCGCTGCCGACGGTAACCGCGAAGTGCTGAgtgcggggcggtgcggggcaCGCGGCAGCAGCGGGACGAGGAATGCCGGCAGCCCGCTCCGGGGCGCGGCGGCTCCGTGACCCCCCGCTCACTCACACGCCGCAGCCGCGCGCCAGCGGCCGGCCGGGCCGCAGCCCGTGGATCTGGAAGAGCCCGGCCAGGCGGTAATCGCCGCGGCTGGAGAAGGCGGCGGCGCAGAGCGGGGCGAGCAGCGCCGAGCAGAGCAGCGCCNNNNNNNNNNNNNNNNNNNNNNNNNNNNNNNNNNNNNNNNNNNNNNNNNNNNNNNNNNNNNNNNNNNNNNNNNNNNNNNNNNNNNNNNNNNNNNNNNNNNNNNNNNNNNNNNNNNNNNNNNNNNNNNNNNNNNNNNNNNNNNNNNNNNNNNNNNNNNNNNNNNNNNNNNNNNNNNNNNNNNNNNNNNNNNNNNNNNNNNNNNNNNNNNNNNNNNNNNNNNNNNNNNNNNNNNNNNNNNNNNNNNNNNNNNNNNNNNNNNNNNNNNNNNNNNNNNNNNNNNNNNNNNNNNNNNNNNNNNNNNNNNNNNNNNNNNNNNNNNNNNNNNNNNNNNNNNNNNNNNNNNNNNNNNNNNNNNNNNNNNNNNNNNNNNNNNNNNNNNNNNNNNNNNNNNNNNNNNNNNNNNNNNNNNNNNNNNNNNNNNNNNNNNNNNNNNNNNNNNNNNNNNNNNNNNNNNNNNNNNNNNNNNNNNNNNNNNNNNNNNNNNNNNNNNNNNNNNNNNNNNNNNNNNNNNNNNNNNNNNNNNNNNNNNNNNNNNNNNNNNNNNNNNNNNNNNNNNNNNNNNNNNNNNNNNNNNNNNNNNNNNNNNNNNNNNNNNNNNNNNNNNNNNNNNNNNNNNNNNNNNNNNNNNNNNNNNNNNNNNNNNNNNNNNNNNNNNNNNNNNNNNNNNNNNNNNNNNNNNNNNNNNNGTCCGCCGCCGTGAGTGGGGGCACCGGGGGGTGCGGGGCCGCCGCCATTtcgcggggcggtgcggggcggccGCCATTTCGCGGGGCCGTTGCGGGACCGCCGCCATTTCGCGctctcccccccctcccccccgccccgcagaGGCGCGGCTGAAGGTGATGGCTCGGTTCTCGCCCGAGTGCGccgtggtgctgctggagcacctGGACACGGCCGTGACGCGCTTCCTGCTCAGCCTGCCGCCGCTCTGCCGCCTCTTCGAGCCCCAGGTGAGCCGCGCCCCGCGGGGCAACAGCCGGCGGCCCGGCCCCACGCCGCCCTAACGCTCCCTCCGCGCAGCGCAAGGACGAGCCCGACGTGACGGCTGAGGCGGCGGTGCTGGCGTCCGTGGGCATCGTGCCCTGCAGCCCCGAGCAGGGCCTGCTGCTGTCCGACAGCACGCTGCGTGcgctgcaggagctggtgcaggCCTGCTGCGGTGAGTCCCGTGGTTCGTTGTGCGCCGTGATGCGTGTGAGCGCTCGATGGGGGTGGTCCCTTCTGAGCGCACTCGTTGTCTTTCCTTCTAGTGGAAGATGAAGGTGTTCCGGTCATCATGGTGTGCGGCCCAAAGAGCATTGGCAAGTCCACGTTTAACAGATACCTGATCAACCTGCTGCTGAACCGGTGAGTGCTCCCGTGCTCTGCGGCTCCTCACGTGCTGCGTGGGATTTGTGGGAGAGAGGGAGCTTACTGCCGAAAATGTTCTTGTCGCTGGCGGATTCTTGGTGGACTGAGGCATAGGAGCTTTTATCTGGGCCGCTGCGTGCTTAAAATACAGATTAGAGTTTATAAACTTTAAGTCGCTGCTCTTAGAGTGCCCAGGTAACACGGGAGAGAGGATACGCCACTTGGTACCACCTCTAATTTATCATTCTGGCGGCTTCCCTTAAGACTGGATGGGCACAGAGCTGTTACGGTATAAACACAAGATCCGAAGTGTGGTGTAGGTGAGCCCTTCGAGTTCTTGTCTCTGCCTTCCCCTTACTTGAGGGAACATTAGCAAGTGTGATTTGACTGTGTCCGATGTAATTTGATGAACTAGAACAAAATCACTGATGGATCCTGCCATATTCAAagctgtgttctttttcttttcagtggatGCTAACGTATGGGCTTctttcactgcagccttccctcTGTTGAGTACATGGAATGTGACATAGGTCAGACTGAATTTACGCCGCCCGGATGCGTGTCTTTAAGTAACGTAACAGAGCCGTTTCTCGGTACGTGCTTTGCTGCTTCCTGTAGTTGCCAGAAAGATCTGATGTTCCCAGCAGGCGCTTTTTGAGCAGGGGCTGTGTGTACTCTGGGGGAGGTTGCCACAGGTAGCAGAAGTGCACGTAGAGAATAAAAGGCCATAAAAGTTCTCTTGCTGAGGGGATCAAAGCTCCATATGCAAATCTTGATAAGTGACGTGGAGCTGTTCTCCCTCCTTGGCCTTTCTTCTGTGCATTAGAAGAGAGAAGATCTATGGCAGTACCAGAGATGTGCTTTCGTTTTCAGGTCCGCCATTCACGCACCAACGGACGCCGCGTAAGATGGTGTACTACGGCCAGACCAGCTGCGAGCAGGACACAGAGAGATACATCGATGTTGTGAAGTACGTGTTCAGCTCCTACAGGAAGGAAGTACCTTTAGTCATCAACACTATGGGCTGGGTGAAAGGTAAACACGATGAATACGTTCTGAAGGGGTGGTGCAGAGGGAGCCTAACAACCTGACAGTGTGTCGCCATGCTTCGCGGAGTCAGGAGCATGAAAATAGAGCTCACTCCACACGAGCTGTTGCTGGTCCGTGTAACAGTGTTCAGACTTCTTTATGTGGTGACAGtaactgtgttttctctgtttcttggAGGTGAGGGGTTGCTGCTCCTGACTGATATGATCCGGCTGTTGTCGCCCACTCACGTGGTTCAGATGGATGTGTACGACTGGAAGGCCATGGCTCCGCTCACCCCCGAGAACGTCCATCTGGCTCCTGGCCTGTACACCAAAGGCAAGCAGCAGGCCAAGTCCAGGCAGATGGACCTGAgtgcagcagagagctggaagTCCCCTGAAGGGGAGGAAGATGCATCAGCTCCTGAGTATAAACTGCTCTACATCCACCCTGAATTCCCTCGAGCTGGGGTTGCAGGTGAAGCGTAAGTAGAAAGCTAGCGCTGTGTGGTTCTTAATTGGCTCAATAAAAGTATACTTAGTTTTGATAGCGAATGCATAATAGAGAACTCTTGTGGTAGCCTTTAGAGCCCCATGGAATTGATCAGAGCCTATGaggctgtttattttcttgacGAGTTTGCTTGGGTTTTGCTTGAATTTCTGGTGGGAGATTGTTGagagctttttcattttatttttgtgtaggGGAAGGTGTGGGGAACAGGAAGGGGATTGTTTGTTCCTCCCTACCCTGGTCCCAGTATCTACTACTGCCTATGCAGATTTCTACACCGAGTGCCACTTCCACTTCTTGATTTGTTGTGTTTATTTCCCTAGGCGAGTACACAGCAGCATCTTACGTGACATGTCCATCCTGGGTTACCTGGGtcagctgcagcccccagaCGTAGCGTCCGTCCTTCCGCTGCACAGCCTCGTGCCGTATCAGGTAAAGGGGCCTTCTTGAGGGAGGGGCAGGTGCAGCAAGGCGGGGGGTCTGGCTGCTTGTAATTGAAAGTTCTACTTGTACTGCGAATGCTTTTTTGGaagatggggggaaaaatgctttgtatCGGAGGTAGTAAGCTGATCAGTGTTTCTAATTAAAAGGGGAGGGTTTTGTTCAGTGTCACTGTGGCACATGTTCTCTGTGTGCTCAGTTGTTAGTGCTGAAATCGTTGTGTTTGCTGTAATGTCTGCATGTAGATGTGGTTGGTAGCTTTCTAGTTGGGTTCAAGTTCAGGTGAAGTTAAGTACACAAAACTGATGCTGAGCTGTTGACACaggtgtgtttttcttttttttttccttccccctcagGTACCTTTTAATGCTGTTGCACTCAGGGTTATTCATACTGATGTTGCTCCTACCAACATCATGTACGCAGTGAACGCCAGCTGGGTTGGGCTCTGCAGGATACCAGATGAAATCAGATCCCAAACTGCCGGGCCAGTCCTGCTGACACAGACACCCATCTGTGATTGCCTCGGCTTCGGTGAGTGAGCCTGGGAAACCCTGAGCCGTGTTCTCACGTGTTGTATTTTGAGCTGTGTTGCAGAATGATGAAATTACCTACTCTTTCcaaaaacaactggaaaagtAGGATTAGATTCAcgttttcaaaagcagcttccGAGTGGGTTCTACAAAATTGATGAGCCACGTTTGGCTAGGCAGCTCGAAGCGCTGTGGAGTTAGGACTGAACGTTGTGTTTCTCAGGAATTGTCCGAGGGGTCGACATGGAGAAGCAGCTCTATCACGTCCTGACCCCGGTGCCTCCTGAGAACCTGAGGCTGGTGAATTGTCTGCTGCTTGGAAACATTGCTATTCCTAACTGCATTCTTGTGAGCCAGGTAGGAGTTGCCTGGGAGGAGGGTGGAACAAGTGTTGTAGAGTTAGACTGGCTGgcagattttctgctttctttgaggCTTACGTGTGTCCAGAGCTGTCTGGACAAGGCAGATGGTTGTACCCCTGGGAAATTGCCCTTAATGCACAGAAGCAACCAAGAGAACACTCATACTTTTCAGATATGGCTTGGTTCGGTGGTAGTTTTCTTCTATTCACCACTAAACTTTCCTCTGTCTTTAAAGGAAGGTGCCTTCAATTGAAGGTGTGGATCTGTGAAGTTGTtctattttttggttttgtttttccaggaaGGAATTGAGGGAGAGATCCCTTATGTCACATCTGAGTATAACTACAGCATTTTGGGGTCTGGgaagctgagaaagaagaagCATTTCAAGAAGAGGGAATACACGTTCCAGTGTGATTACACTTGAAGCCTTTGGGTCCTTGGACTGCAGGATTTGCTTAAGTGGCACGAGGCAGCAGGCCTGGGGACCACGGCTCCAGGAGACCCCGAGCAAGCATCCGATCTGTAGATACTAAAAGAtcatttttaacagtattttatattttcaggaTGTATTTTGGCGTTTTGtaataaataagttaaaaaCATCGGTTTGGTTTGAATTTCTTCCAAAGCCTGCACTCTCGTGGACGTGGCTGATGCAGCCTGGGGCCGGCTGGCAGAAGCTCTTGATCCAAGCAGGAGTTGGTAGCGTGAGGTGACCCCTCGTGGCGGAAGGGGCAGGTGTGAGCTGCTGTGAAGTCTGGCTCTAAGGCTGTTCTAAGGCTGCTTTACCCATGATTTCTAGAGCTTACACTGAGCTCTCTCTTGCCCATAGTCTCCTGAATGCTGGGTGAGCGCGGTGCCTGTTTTGtgggctggtgctgcagcagaagaggtGATGCTGGAGGGAGGATGGTGAAAcggctgctggagctgagaaGCCTGGAGTGTAACTGGAAGTATGCAGTTCTAAAAAGCACTGTGGTATGGAGTAGAGGGATGTGTTATCTGTCTACTGCGTGGGGCAACGGCGTGAACCCCAAAGGACGAATTGAAGGAAACGCACCGACGGCACCGGGAGCCCCTGGCGGAGCAACGCGCGGCGAGGAGTTAAAGCTTGAACCTAATCCGGGCCTAATTCCGCACATATGGCTGGCTCCGGCGGCGCGGGGAGGGCTGGGCCGGCACGGCGGCGAAAATAAATACGGGGCCATCTGCGCGGGGGGGCACGGGCGCTGGGAAAGGTGAGACGGGGCCGGAGCGGGGCGGAGCCTCCCGCTGCGGGGCTGCTGCGGGCGGCGATGCGGAGCGTGGCACCGGACCGGCACCGCGCGGAGCGATGAGCGCTGCGGCCGAGAGCGGGTCCCCCCCCGCAGCCGCCTCACCCTGCGCCCGGGGACGCGTGAGTGCGCGGGGGGTGCGGGGCGACGTCTGGCTGAAGCCGTTCCGGGTGCGCGGAGGGAGGGGCGGCTGCGGGGCGCCCGCTGGAAGGGCCCGGCCCCCGCCGGTCCTGCCCTGCGGTTCGCTGATGCTCTCCCAGGTTCGGGCACGCGCTCACCCCCTTCCCCCCCGAGCACACGAACGGGGGTGGGGGCGGAGGAGCTCTGCCCACCGCTGGGGCCGTGGCCGCCGTCTGCTTTCCCATCACAAAAGCTGAGGAGCCGCTTTTCCCTTCGTCCCGGCCGCCGCTCCCGGCAACGGGGCCCGGAGGCGGCAGAGCTGCGCGGAGCAGCGGTGATGGCCGGAGGCGGCGTCGATGCTGATGAAGCTGGGGCAGGAATTGCCTTGGCCTGATCTTTCCGTGcagattttcctgtttcaggGAGCTTTGCCCAGCGCAGGTCTCGGCTGCCCGGCggtgcaaagaggaaaaatgaaactcTCTCCGTCTCCACGCACGTGTGCCTGCGTCACCGTCAGCATCCAGCAGCGCTGGGGAGAGCTTGCCAAGGGGGAAACAATGGGGCTGGAACTCGTTCCTCGGGGCGGGCGGGCAGAGCCGTTTCAGTGCTGATGAGGTGCCCTCGTGTTGGGCTCAGCACCGCAAACACCCGGTCCTGGTGCGTCCCGGGGCGCTGCTGTCCCGGCGGTGGCCGCTGCCAGCGAGGACGGATGGGTTTCCCCGATGAGGGTTTGGCTCGCTTTGGTGGCCAAGCTGGCGTATGGTGAACGTGGCTGCGCGCAGACAAAGCGGTGGTAGCGAGTCTGGGGCAGGAGGCCAGGAGGGAGCGCTGGGAGGGCTGAGCCGCCGGTGCTGGGCTGTCCCGAAGTCGCTCAGGTGGGGGGGGCTTGTTGCGCTCAGCCTCAGCCCGGCTCCTCCCCgtcacctgctgctgcctcgCCGGGGAGCAGGGACACgcggctgctggctgcccccaggCCCGCACCGCCACCGCCGGGGCTCCTGTGCGGGGCGTGGGGCAGAGCGGTGCCGCGTGTGCAGGTTCCAAACCTGGCACCTTCCTAGGAGCTCAGATGTAGGGAGAAAATTCCTTTGTGCAAGCCGGGGGGAGCTGCACAAAGTTGTGCCGCGATTTTAATGCATGAATGGCAGCTGAGCATGGGGGGGGTTCCAGAGccggagctgtgctgctgcccgtggggctctgtgcctgctccctgtgctgttctcagtgctgctccCGTCCTCCCCGCGGCGCTCAGCCCCCGGTTCCCGCAGCATTCCCCCCCCGGCCCCGTGCCGGCGGAGCCGCCGAACAGCCGCGCTCTTCATGCCGATTATTTCAATCACAAACGTGTCTTGTCTCCCCGGCCGAAATTTCTTTCATAGACGGCGGAAAGTGAAATTTGTGCAATGTCTGTAGGAGGCTGAAGAAAGGCCCTTTGTGCGCCCTGTGCGCGGGGCATTgggcagcctccagcagcaccctcCGCCACCCCAGCGCTCCCGGCTCGCGAGATGAATGCTGCGCTTGTCCGGAGAGCGGGACCTGCTCTTAAAGCCGGAGCCGGGCCCCCTGGCTAGTCCCACCGGTGCGGGCACGGCTCGGCCGAGGCAGCCCCCCGGGTACCCCATGGTGAGGGCAGGTGCCGGGCTGTGGCCGCACGATGTTCCTGTACTGGAAGAAGCGGGGTGCGTACGAGCTGGGGGCTCTGCCCCCCGTGCTGGCGGGCGTGGAGTACGGGGCGGTGGAGCGCTTCTCCTGGAGCTCCAGCCTGGACATCAGCGAGCAGCTGGCGGGTAGGACACGGGGCTGGAGGGCGTTGGGGCGGTGAAAAGCCTGCACGGAGACACAGGGACCGGTGTGCGCAGGGGGGGCTGCggcggggctgggagctgcggtGCAGCTGGGGAGCACACGGAGATCCGCCCGTGCCGTGCACTGCAGGCGGGACGTGAGGTCCTGGTGTGTGTGAGCTCCTGGTGGGGGTGTTTGGGAAGGGCCGTGCCAGCGTGCAACACGAGCCGGGGGGcacggcggggcggggggctgcTGCCACCGTCCTCGTGGTTTTGGTGAGTTGGGAAAACTTCCCCTCGCCGGCCTGAAAGaatttctgatttgtttctgttattattCATAATAGGTCAAGTGAAATGATGGCGGTGGAGGGGCCGAGCAGCCCGGCGGGCGCTGCGGGGTGGCGGTGGGGACACAGTGCCCATTGTGCTGCCGGGCCTGGGGCCGGCGTGTGGGCAGCGGGGCCCCAAGGCAGCCGCGCTCCCAGCTCTCTCCCATGGGCACTGCACCCGGGGGTGCCCACGGGGTCCCCATGGAGGTGCCCTGGGCAGGTGTGAGCACAGCCCCTGTGCTGCCCCGCAGGAGGGCTCTCACTTCAGCCCTGGTGCCCGCTGGTGTGCCACGAGCTGCCTGGagtctgttatttttaaactattagACACGACACATaacaaaagctttcaaaatagGATTTGTCCTCAAGGCCGATTTAACTGTTAGAGCTTAAGGCAGTCCGTAAGCCCCTTTGGGGGCTGGTGAGCAGCAGATTTAgcactgctggcactgccctCGGCCCGTGCCTGTCCTGGCAGCGGGTGCAGGACGATGCCCCCgagccctgctctgtgctgtggccATCCCAGCATTGCTGCCCATCAGGAAATAAATCTCCATATTAGGGCAGGTTTGGGGCTTTGGGCCCAGTCCTGTGTTTGCAGCAGTGGGAGTTTGGGGAGAGCACAGTGCGTCATCACTGGCAGCACTTGgggctgctgtccccatcccagggGCAGCTCCCGGCCCCTCTCCCACCCATGGGCGGTCCTGGCCTTGCTCAGCCCCGTGtctggagcagctgtgggacCCCTTCTGTGGGCAGCATGCACCCGGAGCAGCCCTGGCACtttggggcagggagcaggaggtaGCTGGTCCCAGTGCTGCGGGTGCACgctgctcttctctgctggaGAAGCTGGAGCCGCAGCACTGGGTTCTGGGCACAGGGATGTGGGGTTTGGGGCatcaccaggagctgctgctgctcactggaGCAGGAGGTTGGCAGCTTCTGCCCAGAAGCCGGGCGCTTGCTGTCAGGGACCTGTCGTCCTGCAGGGGCCATGGAGCAGGAGTAGTGGGGCAGGGGTGGGCGCAGGGTTGTGGGGCCCTGTGCGTGCACCCAGCGCTAACCCCAGCTCTCTCCCGCAGACGAGCAGTGCCCAGCAGaagagcaggggctgctctgccAGAACCCCAACTGCACCGACAAGAGGAGAGCGGCCAAGGTAGGTCGTGGGGTGCCGGCAGTGCGGCTTTCAGCTGGGGCTCAGcgggcaggaaggcagcaggcaCGCGGCGTTGGTGCAGATCCGTGCAGGTGGAGGCTCCCACGGGCTCGCCCTGGCTCCCAATGCCTCTGGTGCTGGCAGAACCGGTCGGTGCAGCCGGCTGGCAGGCGGCCACGGGGCAGAAAGCCCTGGGACCGGTGGGATGTGGCAAGGTggcagggaagggcagcagccACTTCCCCGCATGGTGGGAGCTGTGCGTGGCACGCGTCTCTCGGCAGCATTGCAGTCCCACTGCCCGTGGGCGCCCGCAGGCTCGTGCATGGCTGGGATTTAACTGCGTGGCGGCAGCTTCCCTCTTTCCCCACCTGCTGTAATTCGGGCTAATCTCATTGAGCCCGTCTGTCCTGTTCCCGGCGGGAGTGCGGTGCTTGGCAAGCCGGCACAGGCAGCGCGGCCGTGCCCGGGAGGGAGGGAGCCTCCGCTGCAGCTTGGCTGCACACCGGGGCTcggcagcagagctgcacggGGCCCCTCCAGGAGCAGCCGCGTTCATGCCCGCGTCCATTTGTGCGTGTGGAGGGACGGGAGCGCCGTGACCAGGCTGGGAAGTGCAGGGCTCCGGAACTAAGCAGTGCCTGCGGCTGGAAGCGCCCCATGCCACCTCTCCTAATCTTGTTGATCGCTAATGTAAAGCCGGAGTGGATTTAGGGCCCCTTATCTCTGGCTGCTCGACCTGCTGGCTCGCTCCGGGCTGTCCCCGCTGCTGGTGCCGCGCTGCCGCTCCGGCTCCTGGTGAGTGCCGGGTTCCTGCTCAGCGCACCAAGGCTGCGCTTGTGGGGAGGGCGTGCAGGGCTCAACCGTGCGGTGCGGTGTTCCCGGCCTCGGCAGGAAGGGCAGCG
The sequence above is a segment of the Numida meleagris isolate 19003 breed g44 Domestic line chromosome 20, NumMel1.0, whole genome shotgun sequence genome. Coding sequences within it:
- the TAS1R1 gene encoding taste receptor type 1 member 1 yields the protein GGHGAAAPRSGLPAFLVPLLPRAPHRPALSTSRLPSAALRRGARRSPSAPQPVCVRRAAAFKSHGYHLSQTMRFAVEEINNSSALLPGVTLGYEIHDTCTEAANLHAALRALAQEGRHDVEVLGAPRRYEPRAVAVIGPDSSQLALTTAAILGVFLVPEISYEASLETLSLKRLYPSFLRTIPSDGQQVKAIALLLQRFRWTWVALVGSDNTYGRDGLNALYKLLAASDVCVAYQGVIPATKDASSPEFHKLIRILVDIRVNVTVVFSNRRNAQPFFEAVVQENVTGMVWVGSEDWSLAPTIWQVPGIQNIGSVIGVSVEQAEPTMLKRLESWENAKERAASGSAGGTGVAGGNGASSSEGVQLNCTQQCPGCPSLAATPDIYDIQASYNVYSAVYAVAHGLHDLLGCASGMCSKGRVYPWQLLQKIKQVNFSLHRSQISFDANGNIRKGYNIIAWNWRGQSWAFDVVGAFTVNPDQLRIDQSKIPWHTKDHQAPASVCSQPCAAGEMRLQQNRHRCCFSCVACPAGTFLNRTALYACQACGRDEWAPKGSETCFNRTVEFLSWADPLSWVLLIPAALLMLLMAGLAVLFARNASTPVVRSAGGKMCFLMLGALACACSSIFFNFGEPTWLLCLVRFPLFTISFTIFLSCVATRCFQIVCIFKLSARWPALHEAWQRRWGPALFISASTAVQAVLCVAAVASGPAGPHRYYDVAVERVLLECGVGSAPGEAAATLYNVLLSLGCFALSYAGKDLPADYNEAKCLTCSLLLHLACSAAVLCTRSAFRGRSAAVTAALGTLGTLAPLLGGYFLPKGFVVLLRPHLNTAEHFQRAIRSYTRRRDD
- the NOL9 gene encoding polynucleotide 5'-hydroxyl-kinase NOL9, whose protein sequence is MARFSPECAVVLLEHLDTAVTRFLLSLPPLCRLFEPQRKDEPDVTAEAAVLASVGIVPCSPEQGLLLSDSTLRALQELVQACCVEDEGVPVIMVCGPKSIGKSTFNRYLINLLLNRLPSVEYMECDIGQTEFTPPGCVSLSNVTEPFLGPPFTHQRTPRKMVYYGQTSCEQDTERYIDVVKYVFSSYRKEVPLVINTMGWVKGEGLLLLTDMIRLLSPTHVVQMDVYDWKAMAPLTPENVHLAPGLYTKGKQQAKSRQMDLSAAESWKSPEGEEDASAPEYKLLYIHPEFPRAGVAGEARVHSSILRDMSILGYLGQLQPPDVASVLPLHSLVPYQVPFNAVALRVIHTDVAPTNIMYAVNASWVGLCRIPDEIRSQTAGPVLLTQTPICDCLGFGIVRGVDMEKQLYHVLTPVPPENLRLVNCLLLGNIAIPNCILVSQEGIEGEIPYVTSEYNYSILGSGKLRKKKHFKKREYTFQCDYT